The following are encoded in a window of Mycolicibacterium tusciae JS617 genomic DNA:
- a CDS encoding MarR family winged helix-turn-helix transcriptional regulator encodes MDEAEPIGRSAATQLRESIVAVNQQMRRHRPDHGLTLSQMQLLAEVSRAGITTPAELGARMGVRVQSLTDSINALEGRDLIARRPDEIDRRRQLIEITVAGTELLEADRAERDAWLHATMRDNLSELEFDLVMLVAPVLRKLAYADSKVGTLSR; translated from the coding sequence ATGGACGAAGCTGAACCCATCGGCAGGTCGGCGGCCACGCAGTTGAGGGAGTCGATCGTCGCCGTCAACCAGCAGATGCGCCGGCACCGCCCCGACCACGGATTGACGCTCAGCCAGATGCAACTGCTCGCCGAGGTGAGCCGCGCGGGCATCACCACCCCTGCCGAACTCGGCGCACGGATGGGCGTGCGGGTGCAGTCGCTGACGGACAGCATCAATGCGCTGGAGGGCCGGGACCTGATCGCGCGGCGGCCCGACGAGATCGATCGCCGCCGTCAGCTCATCGAGATCACCGTCGCGGGCACCGAACTGCTTGAAGCCGACCGCGCGGAACGAGACGCGTGGCTGCACGCGACCATGCGCGACAACCTCTCGGAGCTCGAGTTCGACCTGGTGATGCTCGTCGCACCGGTGCTGCGCAAGCTGGCATACGCCGACTCCAAAGTGGGCACACTATCCAGATGA
- a CDS encoding AbrB family transcriptional regulator, whose product MVMRRLLKWSLLIVVTAAVTYPLTLIGVPSAALFAALVVGVALALMSLAPGGIPRPAGIGAQGVLGVYIGTMVHQDAVGALGPHWPIVVAVAVATLLLSVVCGALLSMHRDITPLTGSLALVAGGASGLVAIARELGGDDRVVSVVQYLRVALVTASMPVLVTLVYHADRSRPDTVLAQSDVAPWYLSIGMLIALVLVGATVGRWVHLPGAGLLGPLALTVLLEVTGLSFGLSVPMVLVQVGYALVGWQAGLAFTRDSMRAVGRMLPTAIGLIVALSVATAGLGVLLSHVTGVSLLDGYLATSPGGVYAVLATAVETGSNVTFIIAAQVVRILLMLFAAPLLARSVVWVSRRVGRQSREMTPASREPINVAD is encoded by the coding sequence ATGGTGATGCGACGGTTGCTCAAGTGGTCCCTGCTGATCGTGGTGACGGCCGCTGTCACCTACCCGCTGACCCTGATCGGTGTCCCGTCGGCCGCGCTGTTCGCCGCGCTCGTCGTCGGCGTGGCGCTGGCCCTCATGTCGCTGGCGCCTGGCGGCATACCCCGCCCTGCGGGCATCGGCGCGCAGGGCGTGCTCGGCGTATACATCGGCACGATGGTCCACCAGGATGCGGTCGGCGCGCTCGGCCCCCACTGGCCGATCGTCGTGGCGGTCGCGGTCGCCACCCTGCTGCTCAGCGTCGTGTGCGGTGCGCTGCTGTCGATGCACCGCGACATCACCCCGTTGACGGGGTCACTGGCACTTGTGGCGGGGGGCGCTTCCGGATTGGTCGCGATCGCTCGCGAACTCGGCGGTGACGATCGCGTGGTGTCGGTGGTGCAATATCTGCGCGTCGCGTTGGTGACGGCTTCGATGCCCGTCCTGGTCACGCTGGTCTACCACGCCGACAGGTCGCGCCCGGACACCGTACTGGCCCAATCCGACGTCGCCCCTTGGTATCTGAGCATCGGCATGCTCATCGCCCTGGTCCTGGTCGGGGCCACCGTCGGCCGCTGGGTCCATCTGCCCGGCGCGGGTCTGCTGGGCCCACTGGCGTTGACGGTGCTCCTCGAGGTGACTGGCCTTTCCTTCGGCCTGTCGGTGCCGATGGTGTTGGTTCAGGTCGGCTACGCGCTGGTCGGGTGGCAAGCCGGTCTCGCGTTCACCCGCGATTCGATGCGCGCGGTAGGGCGCATGCTGCCCACGGCCATCGGCCTGATCGTCGCGCTCAGCGTCGCGACGGCCGGTTTGGGAGTCTTGTTGTCTCACGTCACGGGAGTCAGCCTGCTGGATGGCTACCTGGCCACCAGCCCCGGCGGCGTCTACGCCGTACTGGCCACCGCCGTCGAGACCGGGTCCAACGTCACCTTCATCATCGCTGCGCAGGTGGTGCGGATCTTGCTGATGCTGTTCGCCGCGCCGCTGCTGGCCCGGAGCGTGGTGTGGGTGAGCCGGCGGGTCGGCCGTCAGAGCCGGGAGATGACCCCGGCGAGCAGGGAGCCCATCAACGTCGCGGACTGA
- a CDS encoding purine-nucleoside phosphorylase, with protein sequence MTTPDAEAGQSAIEIRQRTGVDEHDVAIVLGSGWAPAVDGLGAPVAVVPMAELTGFTPPAAAGHGGQILSVRVGDHHVLVLVGRIHAYEGHELHHVVHPIRAACAAGARTIVLTNAAGSLREDFTVGQPVLISDHLNLTGRSPLVGAHFVDMVDAYSPRLRAVAREIDPALAEGVYAGLNGPQYETPAEIRMLRTLGADLVGMSTVHETVAARAAGAQVLGVSLVTNLAAGMTGQPLSHDEVLAAGRQSATLMGSLLAGVISRL encoded by the coding sequence GTGACGACGCCGGATGCGGAAGCTGGGCAGTCGGCGATCGAGATCCGGCAGCGCACGGGCGTCGACGAGCACGACGTCGCGATTGTCCTTGGATCGGGCTGGGCGCCAGCGGTCGACGGACTCGGTGCGCCGGTGGCGGTGGTGCCGATGGCCGAATTGACCGGCTTCACCCCGCCCGCTGCGGCGGGACACGGTGGCCAGATCTTGTCGGTGCGCGTCGGCGACCATCACGTGCTGGTGTTGGTCGGCAGGATCCACGCCTACGAAGGCCACGAACTCCACCACGTCGTGCATCCCATCCGCGCCGCATGCGCGGCCGGTGCCCGCACCATCGTGCTGACCAACGCCGCGGGCAGTCTTCGCGAGGATTTCACCGTGGGCCAGCCGGTCCTGATCAGCGACCACTTGAATCTGACGGGCCGTTCTCCACTGGTGGGAGCCCATTTTGTCGACATGGTCGACGCTTACTCTCCGCGGCTGCGCGCCGTGGCCCGCGAAATCGACCCGGCACTGGCCGAGGGCGTCTACGCCGGCCTGAACGGACCGCAGTACGAGACGCCTGCAGAGATTCGGATGCTGCGGACGCTGGGGGCGGATCTGGTCGGTATGTCCACGGTGCACGAGACCGTCGCGGCGCGCGCCGCGGGGGCGCAGGTGCTCGGGGTGTCTCTGGTGACCAACCTTGCGGCGGGAATGACCGGTCAGCCGCTGAGCCACGACGAGGTGTTGGCCGCGGGCCGTCAGTCCGCGACGTTGATGGGCTCCCTGCTCGCCGGGGTCATCTCCCGGCTCTGA
- a CDS encoding phospho-sugar mutase, translating into MKARDQTSTTAQEWIAHDPDPKTAAELLECTEADLYERFAHPLTFGTAGLRGPLRGGPSGMNLAVVLRASWALAKVLKDRGLHGRNVVVGRDARHGSDEFALAAAEVLAAQGFSVELMFTAVPTPIVAFAVRHGGAVAGVQITASHNPPTDNGYKVYLDDGFPIVPPVDQEIEQAMADAPPADQIRRQAVTPSGVDEVQRYVERAAQVRHTHGSVRVAITPLHGVGGEFILDAMARAGFADVHVVDSQFAPDPDFPTVTLPNPEEPAAVEALLKLAAGVDADIAVALDPDADRCAVGVPTPDGWRMLSGDETGWLLGDYILSQVEPGPVTAATVVASSVVSSRMLAAIAAEHGACHVETLTGFKWLSRADIDLPACTLVYAYEEAIGHCVDPASVRDKDGISAAVLVCDLAVALRHRGFTLLDALDNLARRHGVHTTAAVSRHIADADEAEAVMNRLRTAPPDTLAGFSVTVTDLRHATGPLRTDAVVLSGGDGETTIRVVVRPSGTEPKVKSYIEVRCNDVADLGETRARAAALMAGLEADAQRW; encoded by the coding sequence ATGAAAGCGCGAGATCAGACCTCGACCACCGCGCAAGAATGGATCGCTCACGATCCCGATCCGAAGACCGCCGCCGAACTTCTGGAATGCACCGAAGCTGATCTCTACGAGCGGTTCGCCCATCCCTTGACGTTCGGGACCGCCGGTCTGCGCGGGCCACTGCGCGGCGGACCGAGCGGAATGAACCTGGCCGTCGTCCTGCGTGCCTCCTGGGCGCTCGCCAAGGTACTCAAGGACCGCGGCCTGCACGGTCGCAACGTCGTGGTCGGCCGCGATGCCCGGCACGGCTCCGACGAGTTCGCGCTGGCCGCCGCTGAAGTCCTTGCGGCTCAGGGGTTCTCTGTGGAGTTGATGTTCACCGCGGTCCCCACACCGATAGTCGCGTTCGCCGTCCGTCACGGCGGCGCCGTCGCGGGCGTCCAGATCACGGCGTCGCACAATCCGCCGACGGACAACGGCTACAAGGTCTACCTCGACGACGGATTCCCGATCGTCCCGCCAGTCGATCAGGAAATCGAGCAGGCGATGGCCGACGCGCCACCCGCCGACCAGATTCGGCGGCAGGCCGTCACGCCGTCGGGGGTCGACGAAGTTCAGCGCTACGTCGAACGCGCGGCCCAGGTTCGCCACACGCACGGTTCGGTTCGGGTCGCGATCACACCACTGCACGGCGTTGGCGGCGAGTTCATCCTCGACGCGATGGCGCGCGCCGGTTTCGCCGATGTGCACGTCGTGGACAGCCAGTTCGCGCCCGACCCGGACTTCCCCACCGTGACGCTACCCAATCCGGAAGAACCCGCCGCGGTGGAAGCCCTGCTGAAACTGGCCGCCGGCGTCGACGCCGACATTGCGGTGGCGCTGGATCCCGACGCGGACCGTTGCGCAGTCGGCGTTCCTACACCCGACGGTTGGAGAATGCTCTCAGGCGACGAAACTGGTTGGTTGCTAGGCGATTACATCCTCTCTCAGGTCGAGCCCGGTCCTGTCACGGCGGCCACCGTGGTGGCTAGCTCGGTGGTCTCTTCGCGGATGCTTGCGGCCATCGCAGCCGAGCACGGTGCATGCCACGTGGAGACCTTGACCGGGTTCAAATGGTTGTCGCGCGCCGACATCGACCTGCCGGCCTGCACACTGGTTTACGCGTACGAAGAGGCGATCGGGCACTGCGTCGATCCCGCATCCGTCCGCGACAAGGACGGCATCAGCGCCGCGGTGCTCGTGTGTGACCTGGCCGTCGCGCTGCGACATCGTGGCTTCACCCTGCTCGATGCACTTGACAATCTGGCTCGCCGCCACGGTGTGCACACCACTGCGGCGGTGTCACGACACATCGCGGATGCCGACGAGGCCGAGGCGGTAATGAACCGGCTTCGCACGGCGCCACCGGACACACTCGCCGGTTTCAGCGTGACGGTCACCGATCTGCGGCATGCGACCGGCCCCCTGCGTACCGATGCGGTGGTCCTGTCGGGCGGCGACGGCGAAACCACCATCCGTGTCGTGGTGCGACCCTCGGGCACGGAGCCAAAGGTCAAGTCCTACATCGAGGTTCGTTGCAACGATGTGGCGGACTTGGGTGAGACACGCGCGCGCGCCGCGGCGTTGATGGCAGGGCTCGAGGCGGATGCGCAGCGGTGGTGA